The Chitinophaga pinensis DSM 2588 region GCTTTCCAGAGGAACATATATTCATCAGCCGATGATGAACAAGGTTGTAATCACATCTTCCCTTCAGGAGGCATTGATGGATGCAACAATGCTGTCTGGTATACTACAGACAAGCGGCTTCCCTGTAAAAAGACTGAAGATTGAAGTCCCGGCAGATCAGTTTGACGCCGTACCCGATATGTCAGCAAACTTTACACCTTACTTCGAATGGCATGGAAAAGTGATGTATGACAACGTACACGCTTTACTGGAATGTTGTGCCACGTACCAGGTGCATTTATCAAGGAATGCCCTTAAACAGGAGCAGACTACCAGGTTTGTTACCCTGCGGGAATTCGGAGATATAAATATCTTTCAGCAACGGATCAACAAGCTCTCTGCAGCGCTTAATGACGGCGGATGGACAGTTATTAAACAGCAATCAGAATATTGCATATACGACAACAACATAATTTTAGACGGAGGCTGGTTAACCCAATAATCCTTTAAATTAAATCAAATGGACAATTTTATCCGGAATGAAATCATTGCGACAGAGTCGGCCATTCGCCGCGCCGCACTTACCGGTCATCCCTTTATGTTAAAGGGAAGTTATGTAACACGTCAGTATTTTAAAGACCCTTCCATGAGAATACCGATGGATCTGGATTGGGTATATCTTCTAAGGGTGGAAGATCCCGAAACGGCCAAAAATACATTTGATGACTGGGCGATAAAAGTAACTGAACTGGATATCGATTCACAGGACGGTGTTCAGTTCCGTAGCTTCAGAGAGGATGCTTTCTGGAGAAGAATAGATTACTTTATGGCAGATGATTTTCCGACCGTAAATACTGATCTGGCCTACACCATCGACGGCGAAAGAGACCGGATATCTATAGATATTTCCTTCAACCTCGACATAGAAGACAAGCCGGTTCCCTTGCTATATCAACCCATGAGAGGCCCTTCATTTATCGTCCCTGACACCGTACCCTTGTCGCTACAGGTATCCTGGAAATTACATCAGACACTGGTAAGAGCACGTTTCAAGGATATTTTCGATCTGATCCATCTGCTCTCTAATCCAGCGTTTACAGAGATCGTACGTGAGAAAACCATCCATGCATTAATGAAGGAGTCCGCAGTGAGCAATGTGCAACAGGAAAGAATACAATGGCTGTTTTCCGGACAACTGAAGAAACTTTATCCCGCCGGTTCACTGGAAAAAAGCTGGAATAAATGGAGATTTGAAAAGCAACGCAACTCCTGGGAATGGCACCATGACCCCGAACTTTTTTCCGAAGGCTATTGCTGGCATATTACAGCAGAAGAAAACCTGCCCGCATCTCATGATGAATTTGAAGCACAGTTCAATGCAGCATTGCGCCATGCTGGTCTGACAATGGAAGTAATAGTAAAGCATCCTTATATGCTGGGCGCGTAATGCGTCGTCCGCTGAAGCAGGTAACAGCTGCTTTAGTGGACTTTTAGTTACCATCAGGATGATGCTGCTGAACATATTCACCAACTCAAACAAACGCCTTTCCTCAAACCCTTCCTGCGAAAAGCAGCCAAACCAATGCATTTAAAAATACTTTAATAAAATACTCACAATTGAATCAATTTAAACCCCTATCTTAGCCTTATCATTAAGATTTCCAATGAATTACATCAGGTTTTCCTCTACCTACAATCACCAGCAGCTTTGCGCTGAACTGGAAAACGTACTCCAACAAGACTGGCCACTCCATTTTAATACCCGTGATTTCGACGGAGAATGGCGCAGCATATCCCTGCGTTCCGCCAGCGGAAACAGCCAGGATATACTGGCTCATCCGGAAGCACAATACCAGGATACGCCCGTACTCGCCATGATGCCCTACGCCAAAGAGATCATCGATTCCTGGAAATGTGAGAAAGAAGCCGTGCGACTGTTGTCCTTATCCCCAGGCAGCGAGATCAAACCACATAAAGATCCCGGATGCGGTTACCGGGATGGTGTTTTCAGAATACACATTCCGATCATGACCAACCCGGAAGTATACTTTATGCTGGAAGAGGAAAAACTGCGTTTGCAGTCCGGCGAATGCTGGTACATGGATTTCAGCTGTACACACGCTATCGTAAACAAAGGTTATACAGCAAGAGTACACCTGATCATGGATTGTATCCGGAATGAATGGAGCGACCAGCTATTTGCGGGGCATGGGTATGATATTGCTACCAAACGAAAATCTCCCCAAATGGATCCGGCTACGCGTACTGCTATGATAGCAGAACTGGAGAGAATGGATACCGATACCACCAGAGCGCTTATTGCCCGTTTAAAAGCAGAACAATAATGCAGTACACCGCTATCAATAACTGGATTCCCTATAAACTCACCTATGCGGAAAAGGGATGGATGGTAAAATGGCTGGACCTCGCCGATCAACGCATGGACCTGCCTTTCTTTGATGAAACCATTCAGCTGTGTAGAATAAAACAGCTGGAAAGATCACGGTTGCAAAGCATTTCCACCGCTGATTTCCTCATGGATGCCTGTAAAGACCTCCCCGGATTACAGCCTTCCGCTTTCGTATTTCATGTATCGCGCTGCGGATCGACACTGGTCTCACAAGCCTTCACAACATCAGCCGAAAATATAGTGGTGGCAGAAGCACCTTTGCTGGATGAAATACTCCGTAGTAACGAGCAACAGCCAGATCTCGATCCACAAACCCGGGAAAACTGGTTCAAAGCGGCCATCAACCTCATGGGACAACACCGCAATGCACAGGAGACCGATTACATTATCAAACTGGACAGCTGGCATATTCATTTCTACGAACTACTGAGAGCCTGGTACCCGAACACACCCTTTTTCTTCCTGTACCGCCGGCCCGACCAGGTAGTCGCTTCGCATGAAAAACGCAGAGGTTTACAGGCCGTTCCCGGTATGATCAATCCTGCCCTGCTGAAAGTAGGCGATGTTAAACGTTTTGGCAGCGATTTTAACCAGTATACCTCCGCGGTACTGTATGAGTACTTCATACAATTACAGGCGATCCATGGACTGCAGCATCCGCTTAACGGGTTTTTTGACTATGCCGATGGCGTATTTGAAATGATGGAAGCTTTCAGCACCTTCTCCCGGATTCCCATAAAGGATGCCGCCCTGTTAAGCGAACGGTTAAAATATCACAGCAAGTATAAAGGCGATGTATTCAAACCAGATGCTGCTGCTGATGCAAAGTATTTTCACGAAGATTGTCATGCTGCTTACGAACAGCTGAATGCACAGATAAAATAACGAGATGGGGCAGATCATTCAGTTTACCGGACTTTCCGGCGCCGGTAAAACTACGCTGTCAGCCGCTTTGCTGACATGGGGACAAACACATGATATTTCAATTAAACTGATAGACGGAGACGTATACAGACAAACACTCTGTAAAGATCTGGGGTTTAGTAAAGCTGACCGGCTGGAAAATATTGCCCGCTTGGGCGCTTATGCGGCGACTATTGCGGCGGACTATGACTTTGTCATCATTGCCGCTATCAATCCCTATGAAGAAGGAAGAACAAAGCTGAAACAGCTTTATAATGCTGCGCTGGTATGGTTGCGATGTGATATAGACACGCTGATCAATAGAGATCCCAAAGGATTGTATAAAAAGGCATTGCTACCCGATGATCATCCTGAAAAGATTCATAATCTCACCGGACTGAATGATACGTTTGACACACCTCTCAGTCCGGATCTGATCATCGATACAGGTCATACAAACGCCAATGAAGCGCTTGCTGCGGCTGTTGATTTCCTTAATCAACGGTTACACCGGCAGGGCCCTGCAACTGATAGCCCTTTCCCCATTTGAAGACATAACGTCTCGCAAGTGTGAAAGTGCCCTTCTTATTCGTTTTTGCGTAAGGTCTTACTTCGTCCGGCAGACTTTCCAGATCATTCGCCGTATATTTTCCCTTGATCGTTACAATGATATCGCGGAAGAAACGTTTGTCGCTTTCCGGACAACTATACGTACAATCCCAGGAAGCCAGATCTTCTTCTTCCGATACCTCTGTACGTTGTGCATCATACATCGTCATCACCTGCTTGTAAGTACCACCGGTACCCGCTATCAGGTATAATACACCTGCGAATGGTCCGCCGGCAGGACCGTTCACCACCTTCAGCATAAATGCATACTGGTCATGTCCGATCATCAGCGCCTTAGGATCAGGGCAATTAGAGAAAGCACCATATGCACCGATAGCAGGCTGAAAGAATTTCATGGACCATACCTTACCGGTTAAAGCAAATTTCGCAATACCAAGCGTACCGCCGGTAAAGCGGGAAACCTGTGCCCCATCTGCATCATATTCAGAATGATTAAACGTCAGCATTTTGTACTGCATACCGGAAGAATCCTTATAACTGATCACATTCAGCAAACGGGTAGCCACCCCTTCCGCATAGGGAAAATCGTAAGCAGCATCCTCATTGGCATCAATGTAAGATTTGGCTTTACAGGTTTTACAATCCCAGTTGATCATTTCATTGGTGTAGTCGCCGGAAACGATTTTATAATGTTTACCTGGGAAGAGTTTTAACAATGTTTGCTGTCCGTCGAAAGGCTCCGGGATTTCCAATACACGTGTGGGAGATAACATTGTGTCGCTGATATTCTTTTTTAATAATTCTCCGTCCTGTGCAAAACAGCCTGTCGCGACACCCAGACTGCACAGTAATCCAATAAATAATTGTTTCATATGTTTATGCTAGCGGCACTAAAGGTAACAGATTTTGCCTGATTCCTTCCTCCCTGAAAACTGTGATTTACATAAGCGGAATCTGGCTTCTGCGAATATAAATCCGGGGCGCTATTCTGATAAAGCCATAAAAATTCCTGTATTGCCTGTCTTCATTTACCGGCTGCGTTATTACCGAGAAATCATAAATAAGCTCCCTGACACCCAATAGTATACTGGTGTGTTCAAAGACCACCACACTATCACACGGCTCGTCCTTCCGATACGGATAATTTTCGGGAAAGCTAACCGTCGCCTCCTCTCCCAGTATTGCCACCTTTTTACGCAGGTCGTCCGGCAGACTGCTCACCGGAAATCGCTGTGTGGGATTACCGGCCATCCGGCGCAAAGTATCTGCAACAGCAGTTACATCTCCCAGGTTCTTTTGTACATAATGGGTAATATGCCTGTCATTCATCCTTTTCAGGGCCACACAGGCACAGGATTGAAAAGCGATACAGGCCATAAGGCCAACGAGGTAAACATAGATCTTTTTCATCGGGTAAACGGAGATTAATTGTCCCTTCCGAATGTAAGGATTCATACCGGTCTCAACTAAATCTTCTTATCAAATACTCCAAAAAGTGCTCAATTTCCACTCATTATGTACTTTTTTCAGTATATTGATTTAACTTATGAAAGTTTGATCAATGTACAATTCCATAATTATGAATTCCACAACAGCTAATGCTACCGTTCAGCAACAGCGGATGGCACGTAAAATCACGATCGAAGTAGTATTGACCATTATCCTGGCAGGAGCTGCAGTGGTGCTTGCGATGTAAAGTGAAGAAGAAAGAATTAACGGAGGCTTTTCCTGAACTCTTCAGGTGTTTGTCCCGTGTACTTCTTATAAAATTTAGTGAAATAAGAATTATCTGCAAAACCCAGCTGATACGCTATTTCAGTGATAGTAGAGTCTTTGTTCACAAGCAATCTTTTTGCCTCCAGTATGATCCTGTTACGGATCAGTTCTCCTGCGGACATACCCACCGTACTATTACACAATGCATTTAAATGATTAGGGGTAATGAAGAGTAATTCTGCATACTCTCTGGGCAACTTCAATGTGGTATAATTCTTCTCAATCAGTTTCTGAAAATTCTTCAGCAGGATATAATTGTAGTTATTCGACGGCACCGGCGACTTTTCAAAACTGAGTCTTCCGATCAGAATAAACGCCTGCAACATCAGTACCTGTATCATATCCACAGACATATCTGCGGGCTGTTCAATCTCCCGGATCAGTTCTTCAAAGATCCTTGTGATAGGCGTATGCAGCTGTTCCGGCAGGTTGATGACCGCTTCATCAACATCACCGGTAAAGAAAGGAAACTGCTCAAGATAATCAGGTTTCTGTAAGAGCGACTGCAGGAAATTAAATGAAAAGTTGATGATATAGCCGTCTACTTTTCCTTCAAACTGCCAGCTGTGCACCTGACCAGGAATCATGAAATAAATCTGGTAAGGCTTTACAGTGAAGGTTTTGAAGTCGATCGTATGCGTACCGGCGCCTTCGGTGAATAAAGTAACATGATAGAAATTATGTTTGTGCGCATCACGAAGATTCTCATGCACACTGAGGTAAGGCGCAAATCTGCTGATCTGAATATCATCATGTTTATACCCTGTGAGCGTACTTACATCGTATACCGGAAATGCCTTTTTTACCATCCTTACAGCTTAATATAATCTGAAATTGCGTTGACCTTTCATGGATAACAACGGCAGGCTAAATTAATAAATTCATGGTGGACGCAAGCCCTGAATAAAAACCGGCCTTTCTTAGAATCAGCTGTTTTACACAGCTGATTCTAAGAAAGGCCGGCAATATTTACACGGGCATATCATTATGCACCGAAAAAATGCAATCAATAATCGAAGAACTCAACTTCTCCGCTCATGTAGAGGTAAGCTTCTGCTTTACGTCTGCGGGTCAGACCATCCAACACTTTACCTCCTGACATATTCCATTTCAGAAACTCCATCACGACAGAAGGATCCTTAGGATCAGCTTTCACTACTTTCAGCAGAGTGCTATCACCCAGACCTTCCGCAATACCGTTTTTGTTCATATCGCTACCTACGTTGTAAGCGAAACATACCAGCGCGTCAAACTGCTGTTGTTTCAGACCTTTTATACCTGTAGTGAGCTTATTTACATCTGCTACGAAGCCTTTTTTAATATTGGTGAACAGTGCATCCGCACGTTGCTGCGTAATAGTATCTCCCTTTTTTACTGCTTTACCGTCTTCGTATACGGTATTACCCCAACCGATTGTCCAGATGCCTTTGCTGTCCTGGTATGCTGCCAGACGGCATTTCTCGAAGTGTTTAATGAGCTTTTCCCCGTTTGCGCCTAATTCCATAGTTTGAGATTAAATATTATGACTGTGAGATGATAAAGATATAATATTTATATTATTTATCAAGAATAAGAGTATCAATGAAGCTATATATTAGTGAATTGAACTATTTTTATCCGCAGGGTATTCGGATATACTGTATAGGTAAGGCAAAAGCATTGTTCCGCTAACGGTATAAAGGGGGAATTACCTGACTTCCTTATGAGTGTAGTCAGACAATAGTCATCCTACATTCATCTATCGTTGAAAAACGGAAATTCAACGAAGAATCACTATGATCTGAGTACTATTTGGCCAAAAAGAAGACACTATAAATATAACGACAGATCATCTAAAAAAAGCGTCCCAAAACCGAACCAGCTTTTTTTATTAAAATAAGTCCGGTAACTACCGGAAAGACCTAATTAAGACATGCCTTCGGTTTTCTGATGCGGTATGAGGGAAGCCGGTATCCCGTAAAAGCAGTGCTCCATTGTTTTGAACTGATTATGAAGGTTATACATTTCAGGGTTTCCATGTTATTTTTTGAACAAAGGCCCTATTAAATTACCGTGGCAACACTTTTTTTTGTACAATTGTAGTGAATTCAGGGACAAACTTTTCAGCACTACCCCAGTAGATAATCTGTCAGTTAGCTATCAAATTTTACTATTTATATCCTCTTATTTCTCTGTACTATGAGCGAGGAATTATTGACGCACCTGATCCCCTCAATAACGGTTACCCAGGAACCGATCATGTATTCTTTACGGCTTACTTATCCCGTAGGCAGTTTCCTTTTATCTTCAGGCATCCTGCCAGCTACCTGCTGGGGAATCGTCGCGTTATGGATCATTGTGATGATAAAACGGCTGGACGTATATGAGAAAAAGCAAAACGAGCTGATATTACAACTGGAACGGCAACAAGCCATGATGGCCATTCAGGAGGTCAGCATACAGGAAGCAGAACGCAAAAGAATTGCAGCAGAT contains the following coding sequences:
- a CDS encoding nucleotidyl transferase AbiEii/AbiGii toxin family protein; the protein is MDNFIRNEIIATESAIRRAALTGHPFMLKGSYVTRQYFKDPSMRIPMDLDWVYLLRVEDPETAKNTFDDWAIKVTELDIDSQDGVQFRSFREDAFWRRIDYFMADDFPTVNTDLAYTIDGERDRISIDISFNLDIEDKPVPLLYQPMRGPSFIVPDTVPLSLQVSWKLHQTLVRARFKDIFDLIHLLSNPAFTEIVREKTIHALMKESAVSNVQQERIQWLFSGQLKKLYPAGSLEKSWNKWRFEKQRNSWEWHHDPELFSEGYCWHITAEENLPASHDEFEAQFNAALRHAGLTMEVIVKHPYMLGA
- a CDS encoding aspartyl/asparaginyl beta-hydroxylase domain-containing protein, producing the protein MNYIRFSSTYNHQQLCAELENVLQQDWPLHFNTRDFDGEWRSISLRSASGNSQDILAHPEAQYQDTPVLAMMPYAKEIIDSWKCEKEAVRLLSLSPGSEIKPHKDPGCGYRDGVFRIHIPIMTNPEVYFMLEEEKLRLQSGECWYMDFSCTHAIVNKGYTARVHLIMDCIRNEWSDQLFAGHGYDIATKRKSPQMDPATRTAMIAELERMDTDTTRALIARLKAEQ
- a CDS encoding adenylyl-sulfate kinase; amino-acid sequence: MGQIIQFTGLSGAGKTTLSAALLTWGQTHDISIKLIDGDVYRQTLCKDLGFSKADRLENIARLGAYAATIAADYDFVIIAAINPYEEGRTKLKQLYNAALVWLRCDIDTLINRDPKGLYKKALLPDDHPEKIHNLTGLNDTFDTPLSPDLIIDTGHTNANEALAAAVDFLNQRLHRQGPATDSPFPI
- a CDS encoding helix-turn-helix domain-containing protein, whose amino-acid sequence is MVKKAFPVYDVSTLTGYKHDDIQISRFAPYLSVHENLRDAHKHNFYHVTLFTEGAGTHTIDFKTFTVKPYQIYFMIPGQVHSWQFEGKVDGYIINFSFNFLQSLLQKPDYLEQFPFFTGDVDEAVINLPEQLHTPITRIFEELIREIEQPADMSVDMIQVLMLQAFILIGRLSFEKSPVPSNNYNYILLKNFQKLIEKNYTTLKLPREYAELLFITPNHLNALCNSTVGMSAGELIRNRIILEAKRLLVNKDSTITEIAYQLGFADNSYFTKFYKKYTGQTPEEFRKSLR
- a CDS encoding lysozyme; this encodes MELGANGEKLIKHFEKCRLAAYQDSKGIWTIGWGNTVYEDGKAVKKGDTITQQRADALFTNIKKGFVADVNKLTTGIKGLKQQQFDALVCFAYNVGSDMNKNGIAEGLGDSTLLKVVKADPKDPSVVMEFLKWNMSGGKVLDGLTRRRKAEAYLYMSGEVEFFDY